Proteins from one Mesotoga infera genomic window:
- a CDS encoding ABC transporter ATP-binding protein, which yields MEDFPVLEMKHISKSFPGVVANDDISLQLKKGEVHALLGENGAGKTTLMNILFGIYHADRGEVFINNSKVSIASPSHALKHGIGMVQQHFTLVPSFTVAENVILGLKDFGFVIKTKTVESKINELSEAYGLPVNPRARVWTLSVGERQRIEILKLLYTGASIIILDEPTAVLTPQESDTLFKAIRKLVSEGSSVIFISHKLDEVLSISDRITVLRGGKVVGTVERENIDRRGLIRMMVGRDVLLDQEKPVVETGRVILKIENLNVKNDKDLMSVRNLSLEVRSGEILGIAGVAGNGQRELAEAIYGLRKKVSGRIELDGHELKQGNVAERIRAGLSFIPQDRKTVATCPNLSVMSNLFMKNSICELVHCSPWKLDGRRMHSKADELIDEFSISTPSAKTEVRYLSGGNLQKVVLARELSAEPKVIIAEHPTRGLDIGAMEFVYKSLLLQKKRGAAILLLAGELYEIFRLSDRVAVIYEGQIMGYTPPDPSYIEEIGFMMAGTRQEDH from the coding sequence TTGGAAGACTTTCCCGTTCTTGAGATGAAACATATTTCCAAATCCTTTCCCGGAGTTGTGGCCAACGACGACATATCTCTGCAGTTGAAGAAGGGAGAGGTTCATGCCCTCCTGGGCGAAAACGGTGCCGGCAAGACTACCTTGATGAATATTCTCTTCGGCATCTACCATGCCGACCGGGGCGAAGTTTTCATAAACAATAGCAAAGTGTCTATCGCATCGCCCAGTCACGCACTCAAACACGGTATCGGTATGGTTCAACAGCACTTTACCCTGGTTCCATCGTTTACAGTGGCTGAAAATGTGATTCTCGGTTTGAAGGATTTCGGGTTTGTCATAAAGACGAAAACGGTAGAATCGAAAATAAATGAACTTTCGGAGGCCTATGGACTTCCGGTGAACCCGCGCGCACGGGTCTGGACGCTCTCCGTCGGTGAAAGACAGCGAATCGAAATCCTGAAGCTGTTGTACACTGGCGCCAGTATAATCATACTCGACGAGCCGACGGCAGTTTTAACTCCTCAAGAGAGCGATACGCTTTTCAAGGCCATTAGGAAACTCGTAAGCGAAGGCTCCTCAGTGATTTTCATAAGCCATAAACTTGACGAAGTTCTCTCGATAAGCGACAGGATAACCGTCCTGCGTGGCGGTAAAGTGGTTGGTACAGTCGAAAGAGAAAATATAGACCGACGCGGTCTGATAAGAATGATGGTCGGTAGAGATGTGCTCCTCGATCAGGAAAAACCGGTGGTGGAAACGGGTAGAGTTATTCTCAAGATAGAGAATCTCAATGTCAAAAACGACAAAGATCTCATGTCGGTCAGGAATCTCAGTCTGGAGGTCAGATCGGGCGAAATTCTCGGAATAGCCGGTGTTGCCGGTAACGGTCAGCGCGAATTGGCTGAAGCGATCTATGGCCTCAGGAAGAAGGTTTCCGGAAGGATAGAACTCGATGGGCATGAGCTGAAGCAAGGCAATGTGGCTGAAAGGATCAGAGCCGGCCTTAGTTTCATCCCCCAGGACAGGAAGACCGTGGCCACGTGCCCTAACCTGTCGGTGATGAGCAATCTCTTCATGAAGAACTCGATCTGTGAACTGGTACACTGCTCACCTTGGAAACTCGACGGCAGACGTATGCACTCGAAGGCCGACGAGCTGATCGACGAATTCTCTATATCGACACCTTCGGCGAAAACCGAGGTCAGGTATCTTTCCGGTGGAAATTTGCAAAAGGTCGTTCTGGCCAGAGAGCTTTCAGCCGAGCCCAAAGTTATTATTGCAGAGCACCCCACTCGAGGCCTGGATATAGGTGCTATGGAGTTCGTTTACAAATCTTTGCTCCTGCAAAAGAAAAGAGGAGCGGCTATACTCCTTCTGGCCGGAGAACTTTACGAAATCTTCAGACTTTCTGACAGAGTGGCGGTGATTTATGAAGGACAGATAATGGGCTACACTCCACCTGATCCTTCATACATCGAGGAGATAGGCTTCATGATGGCCGGCACGAGACAGGAGGATCACTAA
- a CDS encoding ABC transporter permease yields MKIRIEKRLEIPRYAGIVVPVISVAFALLIMGVILLVFFMGRLGNLSSAFRETFEAYKEMLTWPFANRYGLFSTFMRMVPLAFVALGLSFAYRMKIWNIGGEGQLYMGALASTWGALFLFKDVKSPLMMIVLLSIIGAAAGAVWALIPALMKAFARTDEIVVTLMLNYVAIFWVDYLVYGPWKDPKGYGFPGTAPFPSQARLPSFFDDEFHIGIFIALAVALLLQYIYKKTGWGFNSQIVGDNLLAARYSGINVRNYTIIALVVSGAIAGLGGAVQMMGVQHRLQHGFSPGYGYTAIIVAWLAKLNPLAILLVSFLFGGLLVGNDQLQMFYKLPMALISVFQGLVLFCLLGGEAVFKYRLAIVKEVPESE; encoded by the coding sequence ATGAAGATCAGAATAGAGAAGAGACTCGAGATACCCCGATACGCTGGGATTGTAGTGCCTGTAATATCCGTGGCGTTCGCCCTATTGATAATGGGAGTCATACTTCTTGTTTTCTTTATGGGCCGCCTGGGAAATTTATCATCGGCCTTCAGGGAAACTTTCGAGGCTTACAAGGAGATGCTGACCTGGCCTTTTGCAAATAGATATGGATTGTTTAGTACGTTCATGAGGATGGTGCCCCTCGCTTTTGTGGCGTTAGGTCTGTCTTTTGCCTACAGGATGAAGATCTGGAACATAGGCGGTGAAGGTCAGTTGTACATGGGTGCGTTGGCTTCTACCTGGGGCGCTCTTTTCCTTTTCAAAGACGTGAAATCCCCTTTGATGATGATTGTCTTGCTTTCGATCATTGGCGCCGCGGCAGGAGCTGTGTGGGCGTTGATACCGGCGCTCATGAAGGCCTTTGCCCGAACCGACGAAATAGTTGTAACTCTCATGCTGAACTATGTAGCCATCTTCTGGGTCGATTACCTCGTTTACGGCCCCTGGAAAGATCCGAAAGGATATGGCTTCCCCGGAACGGCGCCTTTCCCCAGCCAGGCAAGACTTCCCTCTTTTTTTGACGATGAATTCCATATAGGGATCTTCATCGCTCTGGCCGTCGCTTTATTGCTTCAATACATATACAAAAAGACCGGTTGGGGTTTCAATTCTCAAATAGTCGGCGACAACCTACTGGCCGCGAGGTATTCGGGGATAAATGTCAGGAACTACACCATAATCGCCCTGGTGGTAAGTGGCGCGATAGCAGGTCTCGGAGGTGCGGTGCAAATGATGGGGGTTCAGCACAGGCTACAGCATGGATTCTCTCCAGGTTATGGATACACTGCCATAATAGTCGCCTGGCTGGCCAAATTGAATCCACTCGCCATATTATTGGTCTCTTTTCTCTTTGGAGGCCTTCTAGTCGGCAATGACCAGCTCCAGATGTTCTACAAACTTCCGATGGCTCTCATCTCCGTCTTTCAGGGCCTGGTGCTCTTCTGTCTTCTCGGCGGAGAGGCCGTATTCAAATACAGGCTTGCGATCGTCAAGGAGGTGCCGGAAAGTGAATGA
- a CDS encoding 5'-nucleotidase C-terminal domain-containing protein produces MRKLFLTVLVVISLAVLVLATQVNLSIMHTSDIHGNVFPVDYATGKSSAVGLAKVSTLLKEMRKSNPYTLAIDTGDLIQGTPLAYYYAKVDSSGENPMIAALNHMGFIASVIGNHEFNYGPSILERAIDEADFPVLSANIVFESSGEAAFTPYIIVEVPVEGDTVRVGVLGLTTSFIPNWEEPKNIAGLSFLDPVSTALEYVPQLREKVDVLVVAYHGGFERDLKTGAPTEELLGENVGYQILKEVKGIDVLLTGHQHRTIAEVIDGTVISQPSNWGKVAGKIDLVLEKNNGKWEIVDRSIVQVSMAGYEADSALMAMFQSFEDRVQKWLDQPVGIAIGDFYIDDPLVARLADNTLIEFVNRVQSSVTGAPISSVALFTNDIKGWKTGPITIRDINAVYIYPNTLKVIKVTGADIKAALEKSAEYFTYEDGEIVVTNSWINPKPLHYNYDMWEGIEYIVAADRPVGERVLSIRFMGKPLEMDGEYEVVLNNYRAGGGGGYTMFQGKPVVREVMLEVSEIIANYVLERVAVSATLDHNWSVGTGFIHTVGWNETLRTISEMYGIDASDIMKYNPDLKRVERIPAGTKIIIYKPALEEVPVM; encoded by the coding sequence ATGCGCAAGTTGTTTCTGACGGTCCTTGTGGTGATATCCTTAGCCGTTCTGGTTTTGGCCACGCAAGTAAATCTGTCTATTATGCATACGAGCGATATTCACGGCAATGTCTTCCCGGTGGACTATGCGACCGGCAAGTCTTCAGCCGTCGGTCTTGCGAAAGTATCGACACTTCTGAAAGAAATGAGAAAAAGCAATCCCTACACACTCGCCATAGATACTGGAGATCTTATTCAGGGTACACCGTTAGCATATTACTATGCGAAAGTGGATAGCTCTGGCGAAAATCCAATGATAGCGGCATTGAACCATATGGGTTTCATCGCAAGCGTGATAGGAAATCATGAATTCAACTACGGTCCTTCGATACTCGAAAGGGCCATCGATGAAGCCGATTTCCCTGTGTTGAGCGCTAACATAGTCTTCGAAAGCAGCGGTGAGGCCGCTTTCACGCCATACATAATCGTGGAAGTGCCAGTTGAAGGCGACACAGTCAGGGTCGGGGTTCTCGGTCTTACGACTAGCTTCATCCCCAACTGGGAGGAACCCAAGAACATAGCCGGGCTGAGCTTTCTGGATCCCGTGTCAACCGCTTTAGAATACGTTCCCCAGCTCAGGGAGAAGGTAGATGTTCTAGTGGTTGCCTATCATGGCGGCTTCGAAAGAGATCTGAAGACCGGTGCACCAACCGAGGAACTGCTTGGAGAGAATGTAGGTTATCAGATTCTAAAAGAAGTGAAAGGCATCGATGTACTTCTCACCGGCCACCAGCACAGGACTATCGCCGAGGTTATCGATGGCACTGTGATCTCTCAGCCTTCCAACTGGGGAAAGGTCGCAGGTAAGATAGATCTCGTACTAGAAAAGAATAATGGGAAATGGGAAATAGTGGATAGAAGCATTGTCCAGGTTTCTATGGCCGGTTACGAGGCTGATTCTGCATTAATGGCAATGTTCCAGAGCTTTGAAGACCGTGTACAGAAATGGCTTGACCAGCCTGTCGGTATAGCGATAGGCGACTTCTACATCGACGACCCGCTCGTCGCCAGACTGGCCGACAACACGTTGATAGAGTTCGTAAACAGGGTTCAGAGCTCCGTAACCGGGGCTCCGATATCTTCCGTCGCGCTCTTCACAAACGATATAAAGGGATGGAAGACCGGGCCTATAACGATAAGGGATATAAACGCGGTTTATATCTATCCGAACACTCTGAAGGTAATAAAGGTCACCGGAGCAGATATCAAGGCCGCGCTCGAAAAGAGCGCCGAATACTTCACCTATGAAGACGGCGAGATAGTGGTCACAAACAGCTGGATCAATCCAAAGCCCTTGCATTACAACTACGACATGTGGGAAGGTATAGAGTACATAGTGGCCGCTGATAGACCCGTTGGAGAGAGGGTGTTGAGCATCCGTTTCATGGGAAAACCTCTGGAAATGGATGGCGAATACGAAGTAGTTCTGAACAACTACCGTGCCGGTGGCGGCGGCGGATATACCATGTTCCAGGGGAAACCGGTCGTAAGGGAGGTAATGCTCGAAGTTTCCGAAATAATCGCCAATTATGTACTTGAAAGAGTAGCCGTTAGTGCCACTCTCGATCACAACTGGTCGGTGGGCACCGGTTTCATCCACACAGTCGGCTGGAATGAAACGCTCAGGACGATCTCGGAAATGTACGGAATCGACGCTTCTGATATCATGAAATACAACCCCGATTTGAAGAGGGTCGAGAGAATCCCCGCCGGAACGAAAATTATCATCTATAAACCAGCGCTCGAAGAAGTGCCGGTGATGTGA
- a CDS encoding BMP family ABC transporter substrate-binding protein has protein sequence MKRFLFILTLLLVTTAMLAAPLKVAFVFVAPIGDGGWSFMHNQGRLYLEKVFGSDIVTDFIENVPEGAEAESVFRGYAQRGYDIVFGTSFGYMDSMVKVSKSFPKTTFMHCSGYQVTDNLGTYFGRMYEPRFLSGLVAGAMTKTNIIGYVAAFPIPEVIRGINAFAMGVQYVNPQAKVHVVWSNTWFDPAREKEAAVSLLDIGADVIAQHQDSPAPQQAAQDRGVYSIGYNSDMSAFAPKAFLAAPVWNWGPYYEKVVRSVMEGTWTNAQYWGGIKDGTVDIVLSDLVPSGVAKLVMSMRIAIIKGDMHPFVGPIYDQAGNLKYAEGEIPSDGDLLSMDWFINNVVGKIQ, from the coding sequence GTGAAAAGATTCCTGTTCATTCTCACGCTCTTGCTAGTTACTACCGCAATGCTTGCCGCTCCACTCAAGGTTGCCTTCGTTTTTGTTGCACCGATTGGAGACGGTGGCTGGAGCTTCATGCACAATCAGGGAAGACTATATCTGGAGAAAGTCTTTGGTAGCGATATTGTAACGGACTTCATCGAAAACGTACCCGAGGGCGCCGAGGCCGAAAGTGTTTTCAGAGGCTATGCCCAAAGAGGTTACGATATCGTTTTCGGAACAAGTTTCGGCTACATGGACAGCATGGTGAAGGTATCCAAATCCTTCCCGAAGACCACTTTCATGCATTGTTCCGGTTACCAGGTTACGGATAACCTTGGGACCTATTTCGGGAGAATGTACGAACCTAGGTTCCTCAGTGGTCTGGTGGCCGGTGCAATGACCAAGACAAACATCATCGGTTATGTTGCCGCCTTCCCAATTCCCGAAGTTATAAGGGGAATAAACGCCTTCGCGATGGGTGTTCAGTACGTGAATCCACAGGCAAAAGTACACGTTGTCTGGTCGAACACCTGGTTTGATCCGGCAAGAGAGAAGGAAGCTGCGGTGTCTCTGCTCGACATCGGAGCCGACGTGATCGCACAGCATCAGGATTCCCCAGCACCACAACAGGCGGCCCAGGACAGGGGTGTCTATTCGATCGGTTACAACAGCGATATGAGTGCCTTCGCTCCAAAGGCCTTCCTTGCGGCACCGGTTTGGAACTGGGGCCCCTACTACGAAAAAGTTGTGAGAAGTGTCATGGAAGGCACCTGGACTAACGCGCAGTACTGGGGTGGCATAAAAGACGGAACCGTCGATATTGTTCTCAGCGATCTGGTTCCAAGTGGTGTTGCCAAGCTCGTGATGTCTATGAGAATCGCAATCATCAAAGGTGACATGCATCCATTCGTCGGACCCATATACGACCAGGCCGGCAATTTGAAATATGCCGAGGGCGAAATACCTTCCGATGGCGATCTTCTTAGTATGGACTGGTTCATAAACAATGTAGTAGGTAAGATACAGTAA
- a CDS encoding proline iminopeptidase-family hydrolase: MGENGNRVEGFIEVEGGKIWYYVEGADKSGIPLITLHGGPGVPHDYLEPLSILSDERPVVFYDQLGCGRSDRPSDKGLWTVERFVRELNLLKERLGMGKVHILGQSWGTILACEYFFSKPEDVVSMVLSGPAMSIPQFEKDVRKLLAFLPKEKQNAIHRAEASGRFDSREYADAMRTFYSRHVCRLDPWPDCLNRALEGMGTAVYEHMYGPSEFTVTGTLRNYSCVHRLREIDVPVLLTCGRFDEATPATTELYRREIVNCEMKIIEDASHEHHLEKPEEYMEIVRNFLKKVEGHGPRKYFE, translated from the coding sequence ATGGGTGAAAACGGGAACAGAGTCGAAGGTTTTATCGAAGTAGAAGGTGGAAAAATCTGGTACTATGTCGAAGGGGCCGATAAGAGCGGAATACCTCTAATAACTCTACATGGAGGCCCCGGTGTACCTCATGATTACCTTGAACCGCTTTCGATTTTGTCTGATGAAAGGCCGGTTGTCTTCTACGATCAGCTAGGTTGCGGAAGGTCCGACAGGCCTTCAGATAAAGGTCTCTGGACCGTGGAACGTTTCGTCCGTGAGTTGAATCTGCTTAAAGAACGTTTAGGGATGGGGAAAGTACATATCTTGGGCCAATCATGGGGAACTATCTTGGCCTGCGAATACTTTTTCTCCAAACCTGAAGATGTAGTCAGCATGGTACTGTCCGGACCGGCTATGAGCATTCCACAATTCGAAAAGGACGTTAGAAAACTGCTTGCCTTCCTGCCTAAAGAAAAACAAAACGCCATACACAGGGCCGAAGCGAGTGGTCGCTTCGACTCTCGTGAATACGCCGACGCGATGAGGACCTTTTATAGCCGCCATGTTTGCCGCCTAGATCCGTGGCCCGATTGCTTGAACAGGGCTCTCGAAGGCATGGGCACGGCCGTTTATGAACACATGTACGGGCCGAGCGAGTTCACGGTCACGGGTACGCTTAGAAATTATAGTTGCGTTCACAGATTGCGGGAAATAGATGTTCCTGTCCTCCTGACATGTGGCAGATTCGACGAAGCGACACCCGCCACGACAGAACTTTACCGTAGAGAGATAGTCAACTGTGAAATGAAAATCATCGAAGATGCTTCTCACGAACACCACCTGGAAAAACCCGAAGAATACATGGAGATCGTAAGAAATTTTCTGAAAAAAGTCGAGGGGCACGGGCCGAGAAAATACTTCGAATGA
- a CDS encoding MFS transporter, translated as MKPEKLYYLYSGSVYFFFNLVFTINGIYFVESVGLNPLQLVLVGTVVETSALLFEIPTGVFADMYGRRKSIIIGLTILGVSFILEGSLPFFWIILLAQIIAGAGYTFLSGADIAWVADESETKNLDPVLLKGVQFEQIGSLAGIWASVLLGLFALNFPIVLSGVSMFFLALILRRIMKEDKFSPRHFGKPFKDFLSTLADGLGQVRASANLIIILFISLGIGLYSEGFDRLWILKFLADLRITEEFGLRYVLWFGVINSGALVLSIAVLSFLKRLSSRNSSKLLLSYLVILNTILAVAFIGFALSDNFPLALAFYWAGFVARRNDYPLYASFTNRQIEISGVRATVISVARQFDSLGQIIGGPIIGLIALSSTTIALGITGLLVLPVVLLYIWLLGRESRP; from the coding sequence ATGAAGCCAGAAAAATTATATTATCTGTACAGCGGTTCCGTATATTTTTTCTTCAATTTAGTATTCACCATCAACGGTATCTACTTCGTCGAATCGGTAGGGCTCAATCCTCTCCAGCTGGTTCTCGTTGGAACTGTGGTCGAAACCTCGGCACTTCTCTTCGAAATACCCACGGGTGTCTTCGCCGATATGTATGGCAGGAGAAAGTCGATTATCATAGGGCTGACCATACTTGGTGTCAGCTTCATCCTCGAGGGGAGCCTACCATTTTTCTGGATCATCCTTCTGGCACAGATAATCGCCGGCGCCGGATATACGTTCCTGAGTGGTGCCGACATTGCTTGGGTCGCCGACGAAAGCGAAACGAAAAACCTGGATCCAGTGCTTTTGAAAGGAGTCCAGTTCGAACAGATCGGTTCGCTAGCGGGAATATGGGCCAGCGTTCTCCTCGGACTGTTTGCACTGAACTTTCCCATAGTTCTTTCGGGAGTTTCCATGTTCTTCCTCGCACTGATCCTGAGACGAATAATGAAGGAGGACAAGTTCAGTCCTAGGCACTTTGGTAAGCCTTTTAAAGACTTTCTTTCCACTCTTGCCGACGGTCTTGGACAGGTAAGGGCTTCAGCGAACCTTATAATAATCCTCTTCATCAGTCTGGGGATAGGTCTCTACAGCGAAGGGTTCGACAGACTCTGGATACTGAAGTTTCTTGCAGATCTGAGGATAACCGAGGAATTTGGATTACGCTACGTGCTGTGGTTCGGGGTGATAAACTCCGGTGCGTTGGTTTTAAGCATCGCCGTTCTATCTTTCCTTAAAAGACTGTCTTCCCGCAACTCTTCAAAGCTCCTGCTATCCTACTTGGTCATCTTGAACACCATTCTGGCCGTGGCTTTCATCGGATTCGCCCTCAGCGATAACTTCCCGCTGGCATTGGCCTTTTACTGGGCTGGCTTCGTAGCAAGGCGCAACGATTATCCTCTCTACGCCAGTTTTACCAACAGACAGATAGAAATTTCTGGCGTAAGAGCGACAGTCATCTCCGTGGCCAGACAGTTCGATTCGCTCGGCCAGATAATCGGAGGCCCGATAATCGGCCTGATAGCTTTGAGTTCAACTACCATCGCCCTGGGAATAACGGGATTGCTGGTTCTTCCCGTAGTACTGCTCTATATCTGGCTTCTCGGAAGAGAGAGCCGTCCTTAG
- a CDS encoding ArsR/SmtB family transcription factor, producing MVDCCFEHETKTDTAFFRLKASEVSGLSKLFKILGDETRTRIVHLLSITELCTCDLARVLNLTLPTISHHLKLLKEMRLVRSRREGKVVYYALADEHILILVKTAREHFEEV from the coding sequence ATGGTTGATTGTTGCTTTGAACATGAAACTAAAACAGATACGGCTTTTTTTAGGCTCAAGGCAAGTGAAGTCTCCGGACTTTCGAAGCTGTTCAAGATATTGGGAGACGAAACCAGAACCAGGATCGTGCATCTCTTGTCGATCACCGAACTCTGCACCTGCGACCTGGCCAGGGTCCTAAATCTTACGTTACCCACGATCTCCCACCACCTTAAGCTTCTGAAGGAAATGAGACTGGTAAGGAGCAGAAGAGAGGGAAAAGTCGTTTACTATGCATTGGCCGATGAACATATACTTATACTTGTCAAGACGGCGAGAGAACATTTCGAAGAGGTGTAG
- a CDS encoding ferritin, which yields MITTRMEKELNAQIKAEYESAFIYMAMAAWAHKNAYYGTANFMWKQAKEEEEHAMKFVDYLKDVDGTIEIPGLEKPEGEFKSLLDIFEKGLEHEKYITSRIHNLVTVSDEEGDYATNDFLQWYVKEQVEEERNFRDIVKLLKKVGDQANGIMMIDSKLGER from the coding sequence ATGATAACTACGAGAATGGAAAAGGAACTGAACGCCCAGATAAAGGCTGAGTACGAATCGGCCTTCATCTATATGGCCATGGCTGCCTGGGCTCACAAGAATGCGTATTACGGGACGGCGAATTTCATGTGGAAACAGGCAAAAGAAGAGGAAGAACACGCAATGAAGTTTGTCGATTACCTGAAGGATGTGGATGGAACTATAGAGATCCCCGGACTCGAAAAACCCGAAGGAGAGTTTAAGTCTCTGCTGGATATTTTCGAGAAGGGCCTCGAGCACGAGAAGTACATAACATCGAGGATTCACAACCTCGTGACCGTTTCCGACGAAGAAGGCGATTACGCCACTAACGATTTCCTTCAGTGGTACGTTAAAGAACAGGTCGAGGAAGAGAGAAACTTCAGGGACATCGTCAAGCTCCTTAAAAAGGTGGGCGATCAAGCTAATGGAATAATGATGATCGATTCCAAACTGGGAGAGAGATAA
- a CDS encoding heavy metal translocating P-type ATPase: MKTRHRIKGLDCPVCAAKIEDRIKKMGYNARIDLPSQSLIIEDGDIEEINRIISSVEPGAGIAENSNVSPVGRKLKILLLSCIVYIFALITGRYLHGSYEPLEYGIYILAYILAGNGVLLKAGKNILHGRFFDENFLMTLATVGAFLIHELPEAVAVMLFYNAGEILEGMALARSRKSISSLVNLKAETVNKIAPEGIVTVPASSMTVGERFIVKSGERIPLDGSIVSGETWLDLSLLTGESKPVKAGEGYRVVAGTINSTGLIEVEATAILERSYTSRMLQMVEEASSRKSRTERFITKFSRIYTPIVVLIAVFLATVPPFFTGGNYSEWLHRALILLVISCPCALVISVPLGYFAGIGKASRTGVLIKGSNYLEVLAGIDMVLFDKTGTLTEGKFGISEISGHNGMAQAEAILIAASVESNSNHPIARSIVDYAFSIGFKKEDFLAVRNYREIPGEGVYAIVEGNEVALGNERILRGLSLSSSPKGRSKIYLTVGGKLSGTIDISDKLKEDSKKAIESLRGQGLASIAMLTGDSPDVAAAISSELGLDWYQGGLSPEGKLEILEKSSSAGCKIAFVGDGINDAPVIVRSDVGIAMGRAGSDAAIETADIVISDDSPLQVSRAIAIARRTRSIVFQNISLAIGTKALFIILGAFGLVNMWGAVFADVGVALLAVLNSLRIFHG, translated from the coding sequence TTGAAGACAAGACATAGAATCAAGGGACTCGACTGTCCTGTCTGCGCAGCAAAAATCGAGGACAGGATAAAGAAGATGGGTTACAATGCAAGAATAGATCTCCCCTCACAATCGCTGATAATTGAAGATGGTGACATTGAAGAGATAAACAGAATCATTTCTAGTGTCGAGCCGGGTGCCGGAATCGCAGAAAATTCAAATGTTTCGCCGGTTGGGAGAAAACTAAAAATTCTTTTATTATCCTGTATCGTCTATATTTTTGCACTGATCACCGGCCGGTATCTTCATGGAAGTTATGAACCGCTCGAGTACGGAATATACATACTGGCCTATATTTTGGCAGGAAATGGCGTGCTTCTGAAAGCAGGAAAAAACATTCTTCATGGAAGGTTCTTCGATGAAAACTTTCTCATGACCCTGGCCACCGTTGGGGCTTTTCTGATTCACGAGCTACCGGAAGCCGTGGCCGTAATGCTTTTCTACAACGCTGGAGAGATTCTTGAGGGAATGGCGCTAGCAAGATCGAGAAAATCGATTTCTTCGCTAGTCAACCTAAAGGCCGAGACGGTAAACAAAATCGCTCCAGAAGGGATCGTGACAGTTCCGGCGTCGTCCATGACCGTAGGAGAGAGGTTTATCGTGAAATCGGGTGAGAGGATCCCCCTGGACGGTTCAATCGTTTCCGGGGAGACCTGGCTCGACCTTTCGCTTCTAACTGGTGAGAGCAAACCGGTGAAGGCCGGCGAAGGTTATAGAGTAGTCGCCGGGACAATCAATAGTACCGGCCTTATAGAGGTGGAGGCCACTGCCATTCTAGAACGGTCATACACCAGCAGAATGCTCCAGATGGTCGAAGAGGCCTCTTCCAGAAAATCCAGAACCGAACGCTTCATCACGAAATTCTCGCGGATCTACACGCCCATAGTAGTTTTGATCGCCGTCTTTCTTGCCACGGTACCGCCCTTTTTCACCGGAGGCAATTATAGCGAATGGCTCCACAGAGCTCTTATACTGCTCGTTATTTCCTGTCCGTGTGCCCTGGTTATATCGGTGCCGCTCGGGTATTTTGCCGGTATCGGAAAGGCTTCAAGAACCGGCGTGTTGATAAAAGGAAGCAACTATCTGGAGGTACTGGCAGGGATAGACATGGTCCTTTTCGACAAGACGGGCACTCTCACAGAGGGCAAATTTGGGATAAGCGAAATCTCCGGCCACAACGGAATGGCACAGGCAGAAGCGATATTGATAGCGGCGAGTGTGGAGAGCAACTCTAATCACCCGATCGCCAGATCGATTGTCGATTACGCTTTCTCGATCGGTTTCAAAAAAGAAGATTTTCTCGCCGTTAGAAACTACAGGGAGATACCGGGTGAGGGAGTTTACGCAATCGTCGAGGGTAACGAGGTAGCGCTTGGAAATGAAAGAATACTTAGAGGTCTGTCACTTTCCTCGTCTCCGAAGGGTAGGTCGAAGATTTATCTTACAGTTGGCGGAAAGCTGTCGGGAACGATAGACATCTCCGATAAATTGAAAGAAGACTCAAAAAAGGCAATCGAATCTCTCCGTGGACAGGGCTTGGCAAGCATCGCAATGCTCACCGGTGATTCCCCCGATGTAGCTGCAGCAATTTCGAGCGAGCTTGGTCTGGACTGGTACCAGGGAGGACTGAGTCCTGAAGGGAAGCTCGAAATACTTGAGAAATCATCCAGTGCGGGCTGTAAGATAGCGTTCGTGGGGGACGGTATAAACGACGCACCAGTCATAGTCAGATCTGACGTAGGTATAGCGATGGGGAGGGCAGGCTCCGACGCGGCGATAGAAACGGCCGATATAGTGATCTCCGACGATTCGCCCCTGCAGGTATCGAGGGCGATAGCTATTGCCAGGAGAACACGGAGTATAGTTTTCCAGAACATAAGTTTGGCCATAGGAACAAAGGCGCTTTTTATAATTCTTGGAGCTTTCGGGCTGGTCAATATGTGGGGAGCAGTCTTCGCAGATGTTGGTGTGGCACTACTCGCAGTTCTGAATTCTCTGAGGATCTTTCACGGCTGA